Below is a genomic region from Ziziphus jujuba cultivar Dongzao chromosome 7, ASM3175591v1.
cacaacaatggtaccaaaaaataaataaaacaataaaaaatgccATAATACTGGAAATACTCTTTTAAGGTTTTGCTACTTTGTTCTCCTTGTATGGTATACACTTATAAtgggatttctttttttttttttttctttttggatattGAGGGTGAGTGGATTCCAAATCAAATCATTACCATGTGAAAATAGTAGCTTTTATTGTGCCCACAAGAATCAATAAtggcaatttttaaatttcgttgcAATTGCCATAAATTACCTAACGAGAGTATAGGTAACAAACAATCCAGTAATCACGTTTGATTGCCTCTGGATTCTAGACTCTTGAGTGGTAAAATGTCaggatggaaatttttttttccttaaatcatATAAACTTATTATCAGCCACTTTCTGTAAGTTTTTAGGGaaaaatgttaatattttaatttttaacatgtaGATTTCAGATCCCTTACTACTCTCATTaagttttctaaaattattttcaatttcacgAATGGGGCTCATTTCTTTaacttgaattaaaaataaattaaaaaaattactccctttttttttttttttggtccaagtTAATATTCAATCAACCCTTTTTTTTCCAAGCCATTTATCTGAtgcaaattgaaaataaaaaacaactatTAGCAAAAATATACTCATGCTCaactgttttatttatttatatatttattttgagttCAAGCCCACAAATAGTGATAATTACAAGATCAACAAAACTAGACACATACATcttgataaaatcaaaaaaaaaaaaaaaaagagtggacGTAGTAAGGAACCACACTTGATATTTTATCTAGCTAGCTAATTGACATATTTTCCCTCATACAAAGAAGAGATTCTTGATGGTAGAATAGGTAGAGAAGAAGGAGAACACAATGATAACAAGCCCAACAACAGTGGAACTACCAGTCCAAATATCCTTGAAGTAAACCCTATTGAGGGTTGACCTGGCAACATTCAATTTTTTGCTGTGATACTCGTTAAGTTCGTCGCAGATATCAGCATAGAAGAAATGCGGTGTCACAATTTGGTCGCAGAGTGTTTTAACCAAGGCAGCCACGGCCTTGTTACTGCCAAGCCAGTTCTCAATGATTCCCTTGTCAACCAGAAAAGCCACATCTTCAACGGTGCCGATGAGTTGATCCagcagaaaaatataattgcagATACGAGGAGCCTTTGGATAAACAAACTGCTCCAATGCCATGACGTTTCTGAAAATGCACTCGGTGTTGTTATCTACCTTCAATTGAGGGATTTTCAATTCCAAACAATTAATCCCACAGCAACCATTTCTCCAACAGCAACTGCGGCCATTCCACCAACAGCGATCGCGGCACTTCCACCAGCAGCGCTTATCATTGTCCTTAACATCAGGACAAATCGTTATGCCAGCTAAATATGTAGCAACTTTAGAATGCCCAAACTTCACCCCCACATTATCTAGCTGCTTTGTAGAATGGAGACAGAGGGTAAAATACTCAGAACTATTGGGAAAGTCCTTTTTGTCACACATAAACTTTCTAACCAAATCAGTGAAATGCATGATGTCTTTCATTAAgtgttaaaattaaataataacatgaaatcaaaatcaaagtaCTTGAAAGCCATGAACATAATTCCAATTAAATAGGACCAAAAATAGAAAGGAAATCAAATCaagaaagaaaagggattcGACTGACCGATATTGTTGGATAAATCTGGTAAGTCCTTGCAACCGCTGTGAGATGAGGGAAGTGGTGGATAAAGCCTTATATCGGAACTCCAAAAGGATAAGGGTTAGACCAATAATTCATACTATTGACAGTTATTCCACCAGCCATGAATTAATAGCATATGAATTGTGACCTTGAATTATTAATACCATTTTGGCACCATATGGCACTTATTGATACTCGGAGAGTAGAAGAAATTTTTGTCAAGCACGTCAATGTTATTCTTTATTGATAggacctaaaaaaataaaaaaataaaaaaatatgttactTCAATTATCCTACTCCGTTTGGTtcatgagaaaaagaaaatgtagtgAATAAATTTCAAGATCTTAAATTGGCAATTGTTAGTTTATTAGAAGACATATCCTTGATGCTTGCAATGACTGAAACAAATGAGAACAAAAACAAGAAGTGCAACAATACTGGAACTACTTGTCCGAAGATCCTTGAAGTAAACGCTCTTAAAAGTTGCCTTGGTAACATTCCAAAAATTGTAATAATGCTCATTAAGCTCTTGGCATATACCACCATAGCAGAAACTTGTTTCCATAATCTGGTCACAAAGCTTGTTAATCAAATCTCTTATTGCATTGTTGTATCGTTTTCTACCTTGAATTCGGGGACTTCCAGTTTCAAAGTTTTCCAAGGCATACACTTATGTGTACTCTATTCTATCTTTATGTCGGCTAAGCATTGATCCTTATGTGGCACGAAGTTCACCCCTGAACCATCTAGTTGCTTTGCAGTGTAGAGACAGCTCATGTTGCCAGCATGAATGGGATACCTTCTGTTTGGACACAGGAATTGTCTGACCAAATTGGTGAAATGTTTGATTCTCTTGATGTGTTGCATTCCTCATCCAGAAGCTTTCCATAGCTATAATAATCAACGAACAAAGCACAGGTTATCTTTAGAAAGAAATTGTGCCTTTCACTTTCCTCGCAGAGTTGGGTTGGATAACGAGGGCTATTATTCATGTCCACTTCTTTACTATTTTGTGGCC
It encodes:
- the LOC125420253 gene encoding uncharacterized protein LOC125420253 gives rise to the protein MKDIMHFTDLVRKFMCDKKDFPNSSEYFTLCLHSTKQLDNVGVKFGHSKVATYLAGITICPDVKDNDKRCWWKCRDRCWWNGRSCCWRNGCCGINCLELKIPQLKVDNNTECIFRNVMALEQFVYPKAPRICNYIFLLDQLIGTVEDVAFLVDKGIIENWLGSNKAVAALVKTLCDQIVTPHFFYADICDELNEYHSKKLNVARSTLNRVYFKDIWTGSSTVVGLVIIVFSFFSTYSTIKNLFFV